The window CGCCCACTCCCCGCCGAGGTGGCCGACGAGCGCGTCGCCGTAGTAGGCGGCCAGTCGCTCGATCGGCGGCGCGTCGCCGTCCTCGGCGTCCGCGAGGAGCGCGTCGAGGCGCGCGAGCGACGCGGGCGTGCGGTCCAGTTCGTAGTCCGGCCGGTCGACGGAGAGCTTCGCCGCGAGCGTTCCGGGGTCCGTCGACCCGTCGCTCCCCGCCGGGGCGTCCGCGACCGGGGCGTCGGCCGGGACGCCGCGGCGCTCGGCGCTCTGCTCCGCGGACGGGACGCCCGCCTCGCCCGTCACCGCGTCCGGTTCGCCCCGGTCGTCGACGGACGCCGATCCGGATCCGTCGCCGGGATCCTCCGGCCTCAGGTCCGCTCGGTCGGGCTCGTCCGGATCGGCCGACGTCTCCCGCTCGGCGTCTGGGGCGGCCCGATCCCCGCTTTCGGGGTCGCTCTGGTCCGTCGCCGGACCCGTCTCGTCCGCCCGAGGGGATCCGTCGTCCGTTCCCGAAGCGCCGTCGTCCGCCGCCTCGGGCGCCGCAGGTGGATCGGCGGCCGTCGCTCCGTCCGCCGTCGTCGTGTCCGCCGATCCGTCGGCGTTCCCGGGAGACGGTGTGCCGGTCGCCGCGGCCGCCCCGTCCTGCTCCGGTTCGCCGTTCGCGTCGTCGGTCGCATCGCCGTTCGCGTCGCCGTCCGGGGAGTCAGGCGGTATCGGTCGGGTCGCCCCGGTCTCGTCCGGGTCGTCGTCCGCCCCCGTCCGGCTCTCCTCGCGGTCGCCCGCCCCGTCGGCGCTTTCCTCGCCGGCCTCGGCGGACGCGACGGGCGTCGGATCGCCGTCCGCGTCCGCTCCGTCGCCGCCGCTCGCGCTCTCGCGAGTGCGGTCCCCGACCTGGCGCTCGACGCGGGCGGCGATCTCCGCGAAGACGGGCTCGCCGGAGAGGGTCATCTCGGCGGCGTCGAGGACGGCGATCGTCGTCGTTTCGTCGCCGAGGTCGACGGCGACGGTCCAGTCGTCCTCGCGGGTCCACTCGGCGTCGAACGCGCGGACGAGCACCTCGCCGAGGTAGCCGGCGCAGGCGACGCGCGCCGCGGGCGTGCCGCCCTGGCCGGCGACGGTCTCGTCGAGGCGCGCCAGCGAGTCGACGGAGTAGTCCAGGTCGATCGGCGAGCGGTCCACGAGCGTCTCGGCCCGGTCGCGGAAGTCTGCCAGGTCCGGGTCGGCGCGACGGACCGCTCCGTCGGCGTCCCCGTCGCTGGCCGGCCCGTTCCCCCCGTCCTCCCCACCCTCGCCCGCGAACCGGGAGAGGACGTCGAACAGGCCCATAGCTGGCCCTCGGTATCGATTGCCAAGAAACTACTCCCCGTTTCGGCCCGTCGAGCGGCGCGGATCGGTCGGGAGCCGACCGCTTACCGCTCCTCTTCCCGAAGTTCCATCTCCGCGACGATGTCGTAGGGGTGGTCCCCCTTGCGCACCCCGTCGAGGATGGCGAAGGCCTGGCCGGGGTCGAGGAAAAAGCGGGTGACGGCCCGGCCGAGCGGCGTGGGCTCCAGCCCGTCGATGAACTCGTACTCAAGCAGCTTCCCGAGGGCGTGTTTGGTGGGCACCTCGCCGATCATCCGATCGTTGAGCCGCTTGGCGTGCGTGCCGGCGACGGTAACGTTGGCAAGCGTCTCCTCGACGGCGGCGGACTCGTCGTAGCGGGTGATCACGGGCTCCATCTCGCCCTTGAGGAGCTTGAACGCCACCTCGTCCTCGGTCATCTCCATGCTGTTGTGGTACGAGCAGTCGGGTTCGACGAGCATGTACACGGTGCCCTTGTCGTGGTAGTCCGGGCGGCCCGCGCGGCCGAGCATCTGGCTGAACTCCTGGACGGTGAGCCACTCGATGCCCATCGCCAGCGAGTCGAAGACGACCTGCGAGGCCGGGAAGTCGACGCCGGCGGCCAGCGCCGCGGTGGTGACGACGGCCGCGAGGTCCTGATCGGCGAACTGCCGCTCGACGCGGTTGCGCCGCTTGTTGTCCAGCCCGGCGTGGTACGGCGCCGACGAGTACTCCAGCTTCCGGGAGATCTCGTGACAGCGCCGCCGCGAGTTGGTGAAGATGATCGTCTGGCCGCGGTAGCCCTTGCTCGACTTCGCGTCGAAGGCGCGCCTGACCAGCTTGTTCTCGATGCGGACCTTCTCCTGGCCGTCGGCGAAGGTGACGTGCCGTTCGATCGGGACCGGGCGCTCCTCGAACTCGATGAGCTGCGCCTCCAGCTTCTCGGCGAGGTCGCTGGGGTTGCCGACGGTCGCCGAGAGGTAGATCCACTGCGTGTCGCTCGAACTCTCGTGGGTCTCGCAGTAGTACTTGAGCCGGGAGATCAGGCCGTCCAGCCGGTGGCCGCGCTCGCCCTCGCCGAGCGTGTGGACCTCGTCGATGACGACGGTGCCGACGTTGCCGAGGTCCTTGCCCGTCCGGAGCGCGTGGTCGATGCCCTCGTAGGTCCCGACGATGACGTCCGCGCCGGGGTCGAAGCGACCGCCCTCGCCGTTGATGCGGCTGGAGCCGACGCGCAGCGACACGTCGACCATGTCGCCGTAGCGCTCCTGGAACTTCTCGTACTTCTGGTTGGCCAGGGCGACCAGCGGGACGAGAAACAGCATCTTGCCCTCGTCGTTGAGCACGCGGTCGAGCCCGGCCATCTCGCCGACGAGGGTCTTCCCGGTCGCCGTCGCCGAGACGACCAGCTGGTCGCGGCCCTCCGTGACGCCGTTCTCGACGGCGAGGCTCTGGACGGGCAACAGCGTCTCGAACCGCCCCTCCATGTGCTCCTGGATCCCCGGGTGGAGGTTCAGCGAGTCGACGCGGACGGGGTCGACGTCGTCGACGGTCGCCGATATCTCGTCGAACTTCGTCAGGTCGGGGTCGAGTTCGCCCTTCAGGAGGTTCTCGATGCGGTCCAGGTCCTGGACCTCCAGCAGCAGCTCTTCGAGGCGCGCCCGCGCGTCGCCGGTGATGCCGCCGTTCAGCGCCAGCTCCCGGTCCAGCTCCTCGCGGGCGCAGTCCGGGCAGATGTGTTCGTCGTCGGCCTTGATAGCGGTGTCCTCGGTGATGGGCGAGTACCGCCCGTCCGAGGCGCAGTACCGACAGGTCCGCACGACCTTCGCGTCCAGCTGGTAGCCGTCCAGCATCGCCTGGACCTCCTCGCGGCCGGGCCCGGAGGTCTGCTGGGAGATGCGGATCCGCGAGGCCCGGCGGGCCAGCTCCACGAACTGGTCCGGGCTGCGTGGCTCCTCGTCGGTCCCGCGCTTGATCCGCAGTCGTCGGGGCCGGGGACCGGCGTCGGTCTGCTTCACTTCGAGCACGCCGTGGAACACGCGCTCCCCGTCGCGGTGGACGGCCACCCGGTAGTCGTCCCCGCGCTCGTGGAGGAACAGCGTGTCGACGCGTGCGACCTGCTGAGACACGGACGTACGTGGACGCGCGAGGTATTTCAGCCGTTCGGACCGCGCCCGCTCCAGTGGAAACGGAGGGGGTTCGCCGCGCCGGAAATACCGACGCTACCGCAAACCACTACCGCCAGCCGGCCGGTCCTTCCGACGAACACAGCGCCGCAGCGGGCGACCGCCCGGCGGCGACACGCCTGACCATGACACGAGACGCAGACCGCTGTCAGTGGCCGACTGCGGGCGCCGCTCCGCGCCGACCGACGGCGGAGGGGGACGGGCGATGACTCGCCTCGGCGTCGACGTCGGCGGGACGTTCACGGACGTCGTCGCCGTCGACGAGGAGGGACACCTCCGCGGCGTCAAGGTCCCGAGCACGCCAGACCGGCCGGACGACGGCGTGATCGACGGGCTCCGGCGGGCCGAGGAGACGGGCGTCGACCTCCCGACCGTCGCCTTCCTCGGCCACGGAACGACCGTCGCGACCAACGCCGTCCTCGAGGGCGACCTGGCGCCGACGGCGCTGGTGACGACGGAGGGCTTTCGCGACGTGCTGGAGATCGGCCGCCAGGACCGCGCCGAGCTCTACGACCTGGACTTCGAGCGGACGGCCCCGCTGGTCCCGCGAGAGCGCCGGCTGACCGTCCCCGAGCGGATCGGTCCGGACGGCGATGTGATCGAACCGCTCACCGACGACGACGTCGCCGCGCTGGTCGAGGAGCTACCCGACGACGCGGACGCGGTCGCCGTCTCGACGCTGTTCTCCTTCCGGGACGACGCCCACGAGCGGGCGATCCGCGAGGGGATCCGGGCGGCGGGCCGCGACGACCTCGCCGTCTCGCTGTCCTCGGCGGTGCTGCCCGACTTCCGCGAGTACGAGCGGACCTCGACGACGGCGCTGAACGCCGCGCTCACGCCGCGGCTGGAGACCTACCTCGGACGGCTCGCCCGCCGGACCCGGGCGGCCGGCGTCGAGGCCGACCCGGTGGTGATGCAGTCCCACGGCGGGCTCACGAGCGCCGACGCCGCCGCCGAGCGGCCCGTCGGGACGGTACTGTCGGGCCCGGCGGCGGGCGTCCGCGGTGCGGGGTACCTCGCCGGGGCCGCGGACCACGAGGACGTGATCACGATGGACATGGGCGGAACGAGCACTGACGTCAGCCTGGTCGAGGGCGGCGACCCGTCGCTGACCACGGACTGGGAGATAGCGGGCCACCCGCTGGGCGTCCCGACCGTCGACGTCCACACCATCGGCGCCGGCGGCGGCTCGATCGCCCGGATCGACGCCGGCGGCGCCCTGCGCGTGGGCCCGGAGTCCGCCGGCGCGGACCCGGGACCGGCTGCCTACGGCCGCGGCGGCGAGCGCGCGACGGTCACCGACGCCCACGTCGTCCTCGGTCGGATCCACCCCGACCACCCACTGGGCGGCGAGCTATCGGTGGACGTCGAGGCCGCCGAGGCCGCAGTCGAGCGCGACGTCGCCGACCCGCTCGGCCAGTCCGTCACCGAGGCCGCCCGGGGCGTCCTCGAGGTCGCGCTGGCGAACATGGAGCGGGCGCTCCGGGTCGTCAGCGTCGAGCGCGGCCACGACCCCCGCTCGTTCGCGCTGGTCGCCTTCGGCGGCGCCGGCCCGCTCCACGGCCCCCGCCTCGCCGAGCGGCTCTCGATCCCCACGGTCCTCGTGCCGCGACTCGCCGGCGTCCTCTCCGGCCTCGGCCTGCTGGCCTCCGACCTCGAGCACACCTACGTGAACGCCGTGGTCGCTCCACTCGAAACGGAGGGGGTCGACGACCTCGCGGACGAGTTCGGGGCCCTCGCCGCCGAGGGCCGGGAGACGCTGGCCGCTGAAGGGGTCGACGCGGACGCGATGCGCTTCGAGCGCTCGCTTGACCTCCGCTACGAGGGCCAGTCGTACTCGCTGAACGTCCCCGTCGAGGGCGAGGTGTCGCGGGCAGCCATCGACGACGCCGCCGATCGCTTCCACGAGCGCCACGAGGCCCAGTACGGCCACGCCGAGCCCGGCGAACCGGTCGAACTCGTCAACGCCCGCGTGCGGGCGGTCGGCGAGATTCCCGCCGTCGACGTCCGCAGCGACGTGGACGGGACCGTCGCCGACGCCGCGCTGGGCGACCGCGAGGTCGTCTTCGACGGCGACCGGCGCGAGGTACCGGTGTACGACCACGCGAGGCTCCCGCCCGGCGGCGCGTTCGACGGCCCCGCCGTCGTCCAGGCCGACGCGGCCACGACGGTCGTCCGGCCCGGCCAGTCAGTGCACGTCGACGACCGCGGGAGCCTCGTCGTCTCCACCAGCCACGCATGACCGACGACAGCCAGAACGCGAGCGGCGAATCGCAGGGGGAACCAGTCGACCCGGTGACGCTGGAGGTCCTCCGCAACGCCTTCGAGAGCGTCGCCGAGGAGATGAGCGCCAACCTGATCCGGACGAGCTACTCCCCCAACATCAAGGAGCGGGCGGACTGCTCCTCGGCCGTCTTCGACGCCGACGGCCGGATGCTCGCCCAGGCCGAGAACGTCCCGGTCCACCTCGGGGCGATGCCCCACTCCGTTCGGACGGTGATCGACGCGCTCGACCTCGGCCCGGGCGACACCGCGATCCACAACTCGCCGTTCAGCGGCGGCGCTCACCTGCCCGATATCACCTTCGTCAGCCCCGTGTTCGTCGACGGCGACCCCGTTGCCTACGTCGCCAACCGCGCCCACCACGCCGACGTCGGCGGCGCCCGCGCCGGCAGCGTCGCCGCCGACGCCACCAGCGTCTACGGCGAGGGACTCCAGATCCCGCCCGTCAGGCTGTACGAGGACGGCGAACTCCGATCCGGCGTCTTCGACCTCCTGCTGGAGAACGTGCGCACGCCCGAGGAGCGCGCCGGCGACCTCCGGGCCCAGCAGGCCGCCACCGAGACCGGCCGCCGACGGTTCGCGGAACTGGTCGCCGAGCACGGCCGCGAGACAGTCGACGCCGTCACCGACCGCGTGCTCGACTACGGCGAGCGGCGGATGCGCGACGCCGTGGCGGACCTCCCGGATGGCAGCTACGAGTTCGCCGACATCCTCGACGGCGACGGCGCGGGCGCCACGGACGTCGAGATCCGGGCCACCGTCACCGTCGACGGCTCCGCCATCGACGTGGACTTCGCGGGCTCCGCCGAGCAGGTCGCCGGACCGATCAACGCCCCCATCGCCGTGACGACCAGCGCCACCTACTACGCGCTCCGGGCGGTCACGGACCCCGACGTCCCGCCGAACCACGGCGCCTACCGGCCGTTCTCCGTCTCGGCGCCCGAGGGAACCGTGGTCAACGCCCGCTCGCCAGCCGCCGTCGTCGGCGGGAACCTGGAGACCTCCCAGCGCGTCGTCGACGTCGTCCTCGGCGCGATGGCGGAGGGAGGCATTCGCCCGATGGCCGCCGCGGCCAACGGCTCGATGAACAACGTCACCGTCGGGAGCACGGGGGACGCCGCGGATCCCTACACCTTCTACGAGACCATCGGCGGCGGCTACGGCGCCCGCCCCGAGCGCGACGGCGTCGACGGCGTCCACGCGCACATGACGAACACGAAGAACACGCCCGTCGAGGCGCTGGAGCTGTCCTACCCGCTTCGCGTCGAGCGGTACGAGCTCCGGCCCGACACCGGCGGCGCCGGCCGCCAGCGCGGCGGCCTGGGCATCCGCCGCGACGTCCGCGTGCTCGACCACGACGCCTCCGTCTCACTGCTGGCCGATCGCCGGCGAAACCGTCCCTACGGCCTCGACGGCGGCGAGCCGGGCGCCCCCGGCGACGACAGAGTCGTCGAAGGTGGCCAGGAGCGGTCCATCGAGGGAATGACCGCGCTGGACCTCTCGCCCGGCGACCTCCTCAGCGTCCGGACGCCCGGCGGCGGCGGGTTCGGCCCGCCCGAGGAGCGGTCCGTCGAGGCCATCGAGCGCGACCTGGAGCAGGACCGCGTGACGCCCGAGCACGTCGCCGAACGCTACCCGCAGTACGGGGACGAAGCCGAGGGCGGGGACGAGCGGGGCGACGAGGGGTGAGCAGCGCTACTCGTCGTCGACCAGTTCGATCGAGTCGTCGCCGGTCGGGACCGCACAGAGGAAGGCCGCCGTCTCGTCGCCGTCGTTCTCGTACCAGTGGGTCGCGCCGGCGGGCACGTGGATCGAATCGCCCGCCTCGACCTCGTACTCCTCGCCCTCGATGCCGACCGTGTACTCGCCGGCCAGCACGTGCTGCTCGTGCTCGATCTCGTTCGTGTGGCGCGGGACCTCACCGCCAGCGTCGAGCGTGAACCGCCGGATCGCGACGTTCGGCGCGCCGTGGTCCTCGTTCAGGAGCACGCCCTTCTTCAGCCCGTCCGCCGCTTCGACCGTCTCGTACTCGATCTCCGAGGCGCTGCGTACCAGTGGCTCGCTCATGCCCGCCGGAACGGACGGCCCGCTGATATGCGTGCTGGATGCTCCTGAGAAGGGAACTCGATCACGACTGTGAACAGCCAGAAAGCCCCGACCAGTTCGACTCGGGGGGCTCGCTGCGCGCTTCGCTCCCTTCGGTCGCTTCAGTGCTTGCGTCGCCCTCCGTCGTCGAACTGGTCGCCCCTTTCAGTCCCGCCCGCTAGTGGACGGGTGGCCAGCCGAATCGGGTGGGACTGAAAGGGGCCGTGCGCTCCGGGAAGACGGGCGACGTAAGCACGCGAGCGTAGCGAGCGCGCGCAGCCAGCCCCTCGACCGGAGCGCACGGGGGCTTTCTGGCTGTTCTCGCTCTACGCGGTCCTTCCGGTCACATCTCATCACACGGTCCCTAGCCCCAGCGCTCTTAAGACCGAGCCCACGCTACCCTCACGCATGCGACGGTTCCGAATCGGGAGCGCGTTCGGGATCCCGATCCAGCTGGACCTGACCTTCCTGCTGGTGTTGCCGCTGTTCGCCTGGATCATCGGGACCCAGGTCGAGCAGACCGCGGCGATCCTCAACCAGGTCGGCGCGGGGCTCGACGCGGGGGTGCTGACGGAGGGGGTCCTCCCGTGGGTGCTGGGCGTCGCCGCCGCGGTGGGGCTGTTCGTCGGCGTCGTCCTGCACGAGCTGGGCCACTCGCTGGTGGCGACGCGGTACGGCTACCCGATCGACTCGATCACGCTGTGGCTGTTCGGCGGCATCGCGCAACTGGACGAACTTCCCGAGGACTGGCGGGAAGAACTGCTCATCGCCGTCGCCGGGCCGGTCGTCAGCGTCGGGGTGGGACTGGCGGCGGGCCTGGGCTTTCTCGCAGTGCCGGGCGACGGCGTGGCGGCCGGCGGCGCACGGTTCGTCCTCGGGTACCTCGCCGTCCTCAACGTCGCGCTCGCGGGGTTCAACATGCTCCCCGGGTTCCCGATGGACGGCGGCCGCGTCCTCCGGGCGCTGCTGGCTCGCTCGCGGCCCTACGCCCGTGCGACCGAGATCGCCGCCGAGGTCGGGAAGATCTTCGCCGTCCTGCTGGGCGTCTACGGCCTGTTCGTCTTCAACCTCTTCCTGGTGGGCCTGGCCTTCTTCGTCTACATCGGCGCCGAGGGCGAGTCCCGCCAGACCGTCATGCGCGCCGCCTTCGAGGGCGTCACCGTCCGCGACGTGATGACCTCCGCCGACCGCGTCACCACCGTCGATCCCGACGACTCCGTCCGGGAACTGATCGGGACCATGTTCGACGAGCGCCACACCGGCTACCCCGTCGAACGGAACGGGCGAGTCGTCGGCCTCGTCACCCTCGACGACGCCCGCGCCGTCCGCGACGTCGAACGGGACGCCTACACCGTCGGCGACGTCATGACCACCGAACTCATCGCCGTCGCCCCCGACGACGACGTGATGAGCGCGCTGCACCAGCTCGAGGGCAACGAGGTCGGCCGGCTGATCGTCCTCGACGAGGACGACGACGGGAGCGACGAGTTCGTCGGCCTGCTCACTCGCACCGACGTCATGACCGCGCTGTCGATCATCCGTTCCAGCCCCGACTACAGCGCGACCGACGAGAGCGACGCCACCGTGTTCCGGCCGCAGTCGTAGGCGGCCGTCGGCGAAGTCCTAGGCTGTGGCCGGCGATGGCGTCCCCGGAGCCGCCGTCGCGATCCCCGCCCGCCAGCGGAGTTCCGCCCGCGAAATCCCGCCGAACTCCGCCCGGCGATGGCAGGACGGACACAGCGAGACGACGTTGTCCAGCGTATGGGCGTCCCGCTCCGCGAACACCGGCGTCTCGACGAAGACCCTGACGGGGACGATGTGGTGGACGTCCGGATTCCGTCCCAGTTCCTCGGCGTCCGTGCCACACACTACGCAGGCGCGCCCGTCGCGTTCGAGCGCCCGCTCGCGGACCTCGTTCCACCCCTTGCCGTACGCCCCCATGCCGCCACCCTCCCAGTTCGGGTGTCCCTCGCCCGTGAACGCCTCCGAGAGCCACTCGTACTGGCACTCCGGGCTGCAGAGCGTCGCGTCGCCGTTCACCTGATTCGGGTAGCGCTCGACCGTCGCGTCACAGACGTCGCAGGAGAGCGTCAGTTTGCCGCCGTTCCAGCGGGGGTTCCTTTCACCGCTAAGAGCCGGCGGACTGCGCCAGGATTCTGTTTTAACACATTCCTGGCAGTACAGGCCCTCTTTGTCCGATTCGTAGTATTCGAACTCCGATCCGCAGTAAACGCACTCGGCCTGACTCTTGCCACCGTCGTAATTCGGATTATCGGTTCCTTCGTACGAGACGGCTTCGTCGTGACACTCGGAGGAGCAATACTTCCGTTCGTAATCACAGTAGAACTCGGCTCCACAGCGCTCACATGTCCGATTAGGCAATCGATCGTCGTGAACGTGGCTGTGATGGACACCAAGTCCGCGTCTACTTTCGAACGAGTCGCCACATGTTGGACATTCGTGATCGGACATAGATTCAACACCGAGTCCTATTATTATAATCCATATGCTACCGGAGTGAAAGTGAAACTATAGAAGGACGGGAAGTGCTACGTAGGTCGAGAATGTGTTAGAAATTTGATGCAGTCCGGGCGCGGGAATCGAACCCACTTCACAGCCACCACAAGGCTGTAGGATACCATTACCCCAGCCCGGACACGTCCTGCACTCACACCTATCCCGCTGGGACAAATATACGTTACGACTCCGAGTTCGCTCCGTGCACCTTTTAGCCCGGCGTGACCTATCACTGGCCAAGCGTGGCCATCACGGACAAGATCTACGTCAAGAACCACCGGCAGCTCGCCTCGCAGCTGGAGACGTCCTTCCCGAAGGGGGCGTTCAAGGGGGCGACGCTGGACGTCCTCTTCCAGGGGGAGGGGCTGGCGAAGCTAGACGAGGCCAGCCGGGAGCGGGTGCTGGAGTTCGCGGAGGACTTCATGGACTGCGACTGTCAGGCCAGCCCGCACTGCGGCTGTCCCGAGCGGAAGTTCACTCGCTACCTGCTGGAGTTACGCGAGCAGGGACTGGGACCGGACGCCATCGTCGACGTGATGGGCGACGACTACATGCTGTACGCGTACCCCGGCGACGTCCTCTCCTTTCTGGACGACTCCGTGCGGACGCTGGAGGCGGTCGAGGCGCTGGCGGACGTCGACGGTCGCGACGACGTGGCGGACCAGGCCAGACAGAAGCGAGACGAACTCGTTTGAAGCGGGCGGGCAACGGGCGGAGTCGGGGTCGAACCGAGCCGCTCCGGATTACACTTCGTCGAAGCTACCGATCCGGTAGGAGGCGTCCTCGTCGTCGTCGCCGTCGAGGTCCTCGAGCTGGACGACGTCCTCCTGGTCGTGCTCGTCGAGTTGCTGGCGCAGTGTGGTGACGTAGCGCTTGTGTTCTTCGAGCTGCTCGCGCAGGTGTTCGGCCTCGAGTTCGAGGCGCTCGTGCTCGCGGACGAAGCTCT of the Halomicrobium salinisoli genome contains:
- a CDS encoding DEAD/DEAH box helicase, giving the protein MSQQVARVDTLFLHERGDDYRVAVHRDGERVFHGVLEVKQTDAGPRPRRLRIKRGTDEEPRSPDQFVELARRASRIRISQQTSGPGREEVQAMLDGYQLDAKVVRTCRYCASDGRYSPITEDTAIKADDEHICPDCAREELDRELALNGGITGDARARLEELLLEVQDLDRIENLLKGELDPDLTKFDEISATVDDVDPVRVDSLNLHPGIQEHMEGRFETLLPVQSLAVENGVTEGRDQLVVSATATGKTLVGEMAGLDRVLNDEGKMLFLVPLVALANQKYEKFQERYGDMVDVSLRVGSSRINGEGGRFDPGADVIVGTYEGIDHALRTGKDLGNVGTVVIDEVHTLGEGERGHRLDGLISRLKYYCETHESSSDTQWIYLSATVGNPSDLAEKLEAQLIEFEERPVPIERHVTFADGQEKVRIENKLVRRAFDAKSSKGYRGQTIIFTNSRRRCHEISRKLEYSSAPYHAGLDNKRRNRVERQFADQDLAAVVTTAALAAGVDFPASQVVFDSLAMGIEWLTVQEFSQMLGRAGRPDYHDKGTVYMLVEPDCSYHNSMEMTEDEVAFKLLKGEMEPVITRYDESAAVEETLANVTVAGTHAKRLNDRMIGEVPTKHALGKLLEYEFIDGLEPTPLGRAVTRFFLDPGQAFAILDGVRKGDHPYDIVAEMELREEER
- a CDS encoding hydantoinase/oxoprolinase family protein, whose product is MTRLGVDVGGTFTDVVAVDEEGHLRGVKVPSTPDRPDDGVIDGLRRAEETGVDLPTVAFLGHGTTVATNAVLEGDLAPTALVTTEGFRDVLEIGRQDRAELYDLDFERTAPLVPRERRLTVPERIGPDGDVIEPLTDDDVAALVEELPDDADAVAVSTLFSFRDDAHERAIREGIRAAGRDDLAVSLSSAVLPDFREYERTSTTALNAALTPRLETYLGRLARRTRAAGVEADPVVMQSHGGLTSADAAAERPVGTVLSGPAAGVRGAGYLAGAADHEDVITMDMGGTSTDVSLVEGGDPSLTTDWEIAGHPLGVPTVDVHTIGAGGGSIARIDAGGALRVGPESAGADPGPAAYGRGGERATVTDAHVVLGRIHPDHPLGGELSVDVEAAEAAVERDVADPLGQSVTEAARGVLEVALANMERALRVVSVERGHDPRSFALVAFGGAGPLHGPRLAERLSIPTVLVPRLAGVLSGLGLLASDLEHTYVNAVVAPLETEGVDDLADEFGALAAEGRETLAAEGVDADAMRFERSLDLRYEGQSYSLNVPVEGEVSRAAIDDAADRFHERHEAQYGHAEPGEPVELVNARVRAVGEIPAVDVRSDVDGTVADAALGDREVVFDGDRREVPVYDHARLPPGGAFDGPAVVQADAATTVVRPGQSVHVDDRGSLVVSTSHA
- a CDS encoding hydantoinase B/oxoprolinase family protein, which produces MTDDSQNASGESQGEPVDPVTLEVLRNAFESVAEEMSANLIRTSYSPNIKERADCSSAVFDADGRMLAQAENVPVHLGAMPHSVRTVIDALDLGPGDTAIHNSPFSGGAHLPDITFVSPVFVDGDPVAYVANRAHHADVGGARAGSVAADATSVYGEGLQIPPVRLYEDGELRSGVFDLLLENVRTPEERAGDLRAQQAATETGRRRFAELVAEHGRETVDAVTDRVLDYGERRMRDAVADLPDGSYEFADILDGDGAGATDVEIRATVTVDGSAIDVDFAGSAEQVAGPINAPIAVTTSATYYALRAVTDPDVPPNHGAYRPFSVSAPEGTVVNARSPAAVVGGNLETSQRVVDVVLGAMAEGGIRPMAAAANGSMNNVTVGSTGDAADPYTFYETIGGGYGARPERDGVDGVHAHMTNTKNTPVEALELSYPLRVERYELRPDTGGAGRQRGGLGIRRDVRVLDHDASVSLLADRRRNRPYGLDGGEPGAPGDDRVVEGGQERSIEGMTALDLSPGDLLSVRTPGGGGFGPPEERSVEAIERDLEQDRVTPEHVAERYPQYGDEAEGGDERGDEG
- a CDS encoding cupin domain-containing protein, with protein sequence MSEPLVRSASEIEYETVEAADGLKKGVLLNEDHGAPNVAIRRFTLDAGGEVPRHTNEIEHEQHVLAGEYTVGIEGEEYEVEAGDSIHVPAGATHWYENDGDETAAFLCAVPTGDDSIELVDDE
- a CDS encoding site-2 protease family protein, yielding MRRFRIGSAFGIPIQLDLTFLLVLPLFAWIIGTQVEQTAAILNQVGAGLDAGVLTEGVLPWVLGVAAAVGLFVGVVLHELGHSLVATRYGYPIDSITLWLFGGIAQLDELPEDWREELLIAVAGPVVSVGVGLAAGLGFLAVPGDGVAAGGARFVLGYLAVLNVALAGFNMLPGFPMDGGRVLRALLARSRPYARATEIAAEVGKIFAVLLGVYGLFVFNLFLVGLAFFVYIGAEGESRQTVMRAAFEGVTVRDVMTSADRVTTVDPDDSVRELIGTMFDERHTGYPVERNGRVVGLVTLDDARAVRDVERDAYTVGDVMTTELIAVAPDDDVMSALHQLEGNEVGRLIVLDEDDDGSDEFVGLLTRTDVMTALSIIRSSPDYSATDESDATVFRPQS
- a CDS encoding HNH endonuclease signature motif containing protein, producing the protein MNGDATLCSPECQYEWLSEAFTGEGHPNWEGGGMGAYGKGWNEVRERALERDGRACVVCGTDAEELGRNPDVHHIVPVRVFVETPVFAERDAHTLDNVVSLCPSCHRRAEFGGISRAELRWRAGIATAAPGTPSPATA
- a CDS encoding DUF5814 domain-containing protein → MAITDKIYVKNHRQLASQLETSFPKGAFKGATLDVLFQGEGLAKLDEASRERVLEFAEDFMDCDCQASPHCGCPERKFTRYLLELREQGLGPDAIVDVMGDDYMLYAYPGDVLSFLDDSVRTLEAVEALADVDGRDDVADQARQKRDELV